The segment TGGATGCCGCCACCGTGGTCATCGGCACCCCAACCGTGTTAGTGGGTCCCCACCCGCTGGCGGTTTATGCCACGGTGCTGGCCAATGCCTTGCGTCCCAAAGTAAAGTTCGCGTCCATTATTGGTTCCTTCGGCTGGGGCAGTAAGGCGGTGGAGACTCTCACCGGTCTGATGCCCAATCTCAAGGTCGATATCCTGGAGCCAGTGATCTGTAAAGGATTGCCTAAAGAGGTAGATTATCAGGCGCTGGATAAGCTTGCCGCGACTATCGCTGCCAAACACCGGGAGCACAATTTCGTCTAGCCCTGACTAACGCCTATTTAGTTTAAGGTTTAGTGGTAAAAAATACTATTTGATATTTACAACTAAATAAAATCTGATAGATTAAATTTTGGTAGTTAAGAACGTGGGCGCTGAAATCCGGGCTGTTTAAGTCCCGCTAAAGCAAAAATCCGACGCAAAGGAGGAGATGATGGCGGAAGCACAAGATCAATGTGTGACTCCAGCCCGCGGCCCGATCGGGGTTCCGGAAGCTCAGGAATGCCCAATTACCCAGACTAAACCCAAGGAGGAGGTGACCAGGATGATAGCCCGAGTAGGTAAACCGGCACCGGACTTCGAAGCCCCGGCGTATGTGGATGGCGGCTTTAAAAACATCAAGCTTTCAGATTATCGAGGTAAATGGGTAGTGGTGTGCTTCTATCCGGGTGATTTTACCTTTGTCTGACCGACCGAACTGACGGCAGTTGCCGTCAAATTCCCGGACTTTAAGGCTCTGGGGGTAGAATTTTTGGCCATTAGTGTGGATA is part of the Deltaproteobacteria bacterium genome and harbors:
- a CDS encoding redoxin domain-containing protein translates to MAEAQDQCVTPARGPIGVPEAQECPITQTKPKEEVTRMIARVGKPAPDFEAPAYVDGGFKNIKLSDYRGKWVVVCFYPGDFTFV